A single Clavibacter nebraskensis NCPPB 2581 DNA region contains:
- a CDS encoding nuclear transport factor 2 family protein, which produces MTDLEAREAIARAVRARWATFPQSVHGATDDSIGIDGDDARGECDVTTTVRTDSGRWVRKGAYRDEYRRIDGYRLDARREADGFDIDPRPDESETRSRSYRG; this is translated from the coding sequence ATGACCGACCTCGAGGCGCGCGAGGCGATCGCGCGTGCTGTACGGGCACGGTGGGCCACGTTCCCGCAGTCCGTCCACGGGGCCACCGACGACTCCATCGGGATCGACGGTGACGATGCCCGCGGCGAGTGCGACGTCACCACCACGGTGCGCACGGATTCCGGTCGGTGGGTGAGGAAGGGGGCCTACCGGGACGAGTACCGCCGCATCGACGGGTACCGGCTCGACGCCCGCCGGGAAGCCGACGGGTTCGACATCGATCCCCGGCCGGACGAGAGCGAGACGCGCTCGAGGTCCTACCGCGGCTGA
- a CDS encoding ABC transporter substrate-binding protein, with amino-acid sequence MPRALARLTAATVTGLVLVALTGCGASEEVPAASVADAGEGTTTYPLTLSNCGHDVTIDQAPQRVVSLDQDSTEILLSLGLQDRMVGTASWTDPVLDSLADANAQVPRLADNAPTYEVLLGADPDFVTASFGRHYATGGVVTRDRLAETGIPSYLSPTDCDSDISINGGGQRTTALTVDALYQEIREMAEVFDVKDRGEALVASLQQRAAAATDGMDLGGAKVMYWFADTKTPYMGGGFGATALLSRQVGLADAFPEVRDDFIATGWETVVDRDPDILVLGDLQRDRFPGDKLQDKIDFLKSDPLTRDLTAVKEDRMVALHGAELNPSIRFVDGLEKIRAWWDARGDRL; translated from the coding sequence ATGCCCCGCGCGCTCGCCCGTCTCACCGCCGCCACCGTGACGGGACTCGTGCTCGTCGCCCTCACCGGCTGCGGCGCCTCCGAGGAGGTGCCGGCCGCGTCCGTCGCCGACGCCGGCGAGGGGACGACGACCTACCCGCTCACGCTGTCGAACTGCGGCCACGACGTCACGATCGACCAGGCGCCGCAGCGCGTGGTGTCGCTCGACCAGGACTCCACCGAGATCCTGCTGTCGCTCGGCCTGCAGGACCGCATGGTCGGCACGGCGTCGTGGACGGATCCCGTGCTCGACTCCCTGGCCGACGCCAACGCGCAGGTGCCGCGCCTCGCCGACAACGCGCCCACCTACGAGGTGCTGCTCGGCGCGGACCCCGACTTCGTCACCGCGTCCTTCGGCCGTCACTACGCCACGGGCGGCGTGGTCACGCGCGACCGGCTCGCCGAGACCGGGATCCCCTCCTACCTCTCTCCCACGGACTGCGACTCCGACATCAGCATCAACGGGGGCGGTCAGCGCACCACTGCGCTCACGGTCGACGCGCTCTACCAGGAGATCCGCGAGATGGCCGAGGTCTTCGACGTGAAGGACCGCGGCGAGGCGCTCGTCGCGTCGCTCCAGCAGCGCGCGGCCGCGGCCACCGACGGCATGGACCTCGGCGGCGCGAAGGTCATGTACTGGTTCGCCGACACGAAGACGCCGTACATGGGCGGCGGGTTCGGCGCCACCGCGCTCCTCTCGCGCCAGGTCGGCCTCGCGGACGCGTTCCCCGAGGTGCGCGACGACTTCATCGCCACCGGCTGGGAGACCGTGGTCGACCGCGACCCGGACATCCTCGTGCTCGGCGACCTCCAGCGGGACCGGTTCCCCGGCGACAAGCTGCAGGACAAGATCGACTTCCTGAAGTCCGACCCGCTCACGCGCGACCTCACGGCCGTGAAGGAGGACCGCATGGTGGCGCTGCACGGCGCCGAGCTGAACCCGTCGATCCGGTTCGTGGACGGGCTCGAGAAGATCCGGGCCTGGTGGGACGCGCGCGGGGACCGGCTCTGA